Proteins encoded in a region of the Xiphophorus couchianus chromosome 11, X_couchianus-1.0, whole genome shotgun sequence genome:
- the snx12 gene encoding sorting nexin-12 isoform X1 codes for MTDPVVADTRRLNSKPQDLTDAYGPPSNFLEIDVYDPQIVGVGRNRYTTYEVRMRTNLPIFKLKDSCVRRRYSDFEWLKNELERDSKIVVPPLPGKALKRQLPFRGDEGLFEEAFIEERRVGLEQFINRIAGHPLAQNERCLHMFLQEETIDRNYIPGKVRH; via the exons ATGACAGATCCTGTTGTAGCAGACACTCGCCGGTTGAATTCCAAACCCCAGGACCTGACGGATGCTTACGGCCCCCCGAGCAATTTTCTGGAAATAGACGTTTATGATCCACAGATCGTGGGAGTCGGGCGGAACCGTTACACAACTTACGAAGTTCGGATGAGG ACAAACCTTCCTATTTTCAAATTGAAGGACTCGTGTGTGAGGAGAAGATACAGTGACTTTGAGTGGTTAAAGAATGAGCTGGAAAGAGACAGTAAG attgtAGTACCACCTTTGCCGGGCAAAGCCCTGAAGAGACAGTTGCCATTCCGTGGAGATGAGGGCCTTTTTGAGGAGGCCTTCATCGAGGAGCGGCGAGTCGGGCTGGAGCAGTTCATCAACAG AATTGCGGGTCACCCCTTGGCCCAGAACGAGCGCTGTCTTCACATGTTTCTTCAGGAGGAAACCATTGACCGTAACTACATTCCTGGAAAAGTACGACACTAA
- the snx12 gene encoding sorting nexin-12 isoform X2, which produces MTDPVVADTRRLNSKPQDLTDAYGPPSNFLEIDVYDPQIVGVGRNRYTTYEVRMRTNLPIFKLKDSCVRRRYSDFEWLKNELERDSKIVVPPLPGKALKRQLPFRGDEGLFEEAFIEERRVGLEQFINRIAGHPLAQNERCLHMFLQEETIDRNYIPGKV; this is translated from the exons ATGACAGATCCTGTTGTAGCAGACACTCGCCGGTTGAATTCCAAACCCCAGGACCTGACGGATGCTTACGGCCCCCCGAGCAATTTTCTGGAAATAGACGTTTATGATCCACAGATCGTGGGAGTCGGGCGGAACCGTTACACAACTTACGAAGTTCGGATGAGG ACAAACCTTCCTATTTTCAAATTGAAGGACTCGTGTGTGAGGAGAAGATACAGTGACTTTGAGTGGTTAAAGAATGAGCTGGAAAGAGACAGTAAG attgtAGTACCACCTTTGCCGGGCAAAGCCCTGAAGAGACAGTTGCCATTCCGTGGAGATGAGGGCCTTTTTGAGGAGGCCTTCATCGAGGAGCGGCGAGTCGGGCTGGAGCAGTTCATCAACAG AATTGCGGGTCACCCCTTGGCCCAGAACGAGCGCTGTCTTCACATGTTTCTTCAGGAGGAAACCATTGACCGTAACTACATTCCTGGAAAA gtatGA